One Agrococcus jenensis genomic region harbors:
- a CDS encoding YczE/YyaS/YitT family protein, with amino-acid sequence MTTGPHQQQHPRAHERSAGHPIRRLLLPIDALGPRDTTARVVQLLVGLFLYGIALALLIRADLGVGPWDVFSLGLAVHLPMSYGMATIAVSALVLLIWIPLRQRPGIGTLLNAVLVGPSADVGLLLIPEVQGLWAQVPLLVGGMVLLAFATGLYIAPQLGPGPRDGLMTGIVRITGWRVWIVRTLIEGTVLLLGWLLGGPVGVGTVIFAFGIGPLIGIFLPLFARRRAATVARLTSRRGVDPGR; translated from the coding sequence GTGACGACCGGTCCCCACCAGCAGCAGCACCCACGAGCGCACGAGCGATCCGCCGGGCACCCGATCCGACGGCTGCTGCTGCCCATCGATGCGCTGGGCCCGCGCGACACGACCGCGCGGGTCGTCCAGCTGCTCGTCGGCCTGTTCCTCTACGGCATCGCGCTCGCGCTGCTGATCCGCGCCGACCTCGGCGTCGGTCCGTGGGACGTCTTCTCGCTCGGCCTCGCCGTGCACCTGCCCATGAGCTACGGCATGGCCACGATCGCCGTGTCGGCGCTCGTGCTGCTCATCTGGATCCCGCTGCGCCAGCGGCCGGGCATCGGCACGCTCCTCAACGCGGTGCTCGTGGGCCCTTCGGCCGACGTGGGGCTGCTGCTGATCCCCGAGGTGCAGGGGCTGTGGGCCCAGGTGCCGCTGCTCGTCGGCGGCATGGTGCTGCTCGCCTTCGCGACCGGGCTCTACATCGCGCCGCAGCTGGGTCCCGGGCCGCGCGACGGCCTCATGACCGGCATCGTGCGGATCACGGGCTGGCGCGTCTGGATCGTCCGCACCCTCATCGAGGGCACCGTGCTGCTGCTCGGCTGGCTGCTCGGCGGCCCGGTCGGGGTCGGCACCGTGATCTTCGCCTTCGGGATCGGCCCGCTGATCGGCATCTTCCTGCCGCTCTTCGCGCGGCGCCGTGCGGCGACGGTCGCGCGGCTCACGAGCCGCCGAGGAGTCGATCCGGGTCGCTGA
- a CDS encoding PPOX class F420-dependent oxidoreductase, with protein MTIPERYRYLTDQPLFAHLATVRPDGTVQSNPMWFQVVGDEVRFTHTSKRQKLKNLQANPTMSLSIVDPQDPLLYVEIRGHLAGVIDDPTGAFYVELQNRYGNPSTQAPPDSPDRIILRMAIDNVTGRV; from the coding sequence ATGACGATCCCCGAGCGGTACCGCTACCTGACGGACCAGCCGCTGTTCGCCCACCTCGCGACCGTGCGGCCCGACGGCACGGTGCAGTCGAACCCGATGTGGTTCCAGGTCGTGGGCGACGAGGTGCGCTTCACGCACACGAGCAAGCGCCAGAAGCTCAAGAACCTGCAGGCGAACCCGACGATGAGCCTGTCGATCGTCGACCCGCAGGACCCGCTGCTCTACGTCGAGATCCGCGGCCACCTCGCGGGCGTCATCGACGACCCGACGGGCGCGTTCTACGTCGAGCTGCAGAACCGCTACGGCAACCCGTCGACGCAGGCGCCGCCGGACTCGCCCGACCGCATCATCCTGCGGATGGCGATCGACAACGTCACCGGCCGGGTCTGA
- a CDS encoding rhodanese-related sulfurtransferase, with translation MHKVLLYYRFTPIADPEAVRLWQHALATSLGLTGRILISPHGINGTVGGDMEACKRYARATREYSGFRGMDIKWSTGTGDDFPRLTVKVRDEIVTFGAPDELEVDAGGVVGGGTHLQPADLHRLVEERDDVVLFDGRNRFEADIGRFRGAIVPDVETTRDFVDLLDSGAYDHLKDKPVVTYCTGGVRCEVLSSLMTKRGFSEVYQLDGGIVRYGETFGNAGLWEGSLYVFDQRQTMDFGSGAAILGTCVRCGTATSGMGNCAVWSCRKQVTTCETCEPACAAHAAAAA, from the coding sequence GTGCTGCTCTACTACCGCTTCACGCCCATCGCCGACCCGGAGGCGGTGCGGCTGTGGCAGCACGCGCTCGCGACGTCGCTCGGCCTCACCGGCCGCATCCTCATCTCCCCGCACGGCATCAACGGCACCGTCGGCGGCGACATGGAGGCATGCAAGCGCTACGCGCGGGCCACCCGCGAGTATTCGGGGTTCCGAGGCATGGACATCAAGTGGTCGACCGGCACCGGTGACGACTTCCCACGGCTCACCGTGAAGGTGCGCGACGAGATCGTGACGTTCGGAGCGCCCGACGAGCTCGAGGTGGACGCGGGCGGCGTGGTCGGCGGCGGCACGCACCTGCAGCCTGCGGACCTGCACCGGCTCGTCGAGGAGCGCGACGACGTGGTCCTCTTCGACGGGCGCAACCGCTTCGAGGCCGACATCGGGCGCTTCCGGGGCGCGATCGTGCCCGACGTCGAGACGACCCGCGACTTCGTCGACCTGCTCGACTCCGGCGCCTACGACCACCTGAAGGACAAGCCCGTCGTGACGTACTGCACCGGCGGCGTGCGCTGCGAGGTGCTGTCGTCGCTCATGACGAAGCGCGGCTTCAGCGAGGTGTACCAGCTCGACGGCGGCATCGTGCGCTACGGCGAGACGTTCGGCAACGCCGGTCTCTGGGAGGGCTCCCTCTACGTCTTCGACCAGCGGCAGACGATGGACTTCGGCTCCGGCGCGGCGATCCTCGGCACCTGTGTGCGCTGCGGCACCGCCACGAGCGGCATGGGCAACTGCGCCGTGTGGTCGTGCCGCAAGCAGGTGACGACGTGCGAGACGTGCGAGCCCGCGTGCGCCGCGCACGCCGCTGCCGCCGCCTGA
- a CDS encoding GNAT family N-acetyltransferase, with translation MGDGDTGDGGTGDGGLRIRPATTADADVLLPLFAAHRAADEPDEKVDRYRERLGSLVENHAHHIVVAELDGRVIGYAAAQDYGPAPHRDWSIARMHDLWVSPDARGHGAGTALFEAVRSWAELDTRVRVLEWQSLDVAAAFYRRLGLSGEHVDETDPRERYELEVHLPSRR, from the coding sequence ATGGGCGACGGCGACACGGGTGACGGTGGCACAGGCGACGGCGGCCTCCGCATCCGGCCGGCGACGACTGCGGACGCCGACGTGCTGCTGCCGCTCTTCGCCGCCCATCGCGCGGCCGACGAGCCCGACGAGAAGGTCGACCGCTACCGCGAGCGCCTCGGATCGCTCGTCGAGAACCACGCCCATCACATCGTCGTGGCCGAGCTCGACGGGCGGGTGATCGGCTACGCCGCCGCCCAGGACTACGGGCCGGCGCCGCACCGCGACTGGTCGATCGCCCGGATGCACGACCTGTGGGTGTCGCCGGACGCCCGCGGGCACGGCGCGGGCACGGCGCTCTTCGAGGCGGTCCGGTCGTGGGCGGAGCTCGACACCCGCGTGCGCGTGCTCGAGTGGCAGTCGCTCGACGTCGCGGCCGCGTTCTACCGCAGGCTCGGCCTCTCGGGCGAGCACGTCGACGAGACCGACCCGCGCGAGCGCTACGAGCTCGAGGTGCACCTGCCCTCGCGGCGCTGA
- a CDS encoding bifunctional copper resistance protein CopD/cytochrome c oxidase assembly protein, which yields MQRIRLLAPALAILAGLAAAWAALELGGGAAAPSLQDPGPAVRYGVPMATMLRNVAIAAAFGGAVLACFALRPRSRDWHRTLDLAGAAAGIATVAHGFVGFGSFRQVVTNPVTATNDFGQLLQFFFVEVETGRLLLGTLLALALLTVLLLVARGPVAVAFTVVLWAVPFWLIASGGHAGGTANHTIAVSSLLLHLIFVSIWLGGLLHVGLLARRDPQPGGSDVVADAAYGDVLLRYSSLALVSFLVVAFSGIVSAWVRMEGDWFSPYGLLSLTKAALLLVLGGFGAWQRMRVLRPATAVPQRVSGRAVALLLALELAVMGVTAGVAAGLARTPTPVAEVPPGAEATPAEILTGRPLPATFEPARLADQWSIDPLWSVICAMLAFFYLAGVARLARRGDRWPLQRTVAWVAGVALLWWCTNGALNLYQEFQFSLHMLVHMLLGMAVPVLLVPGAPITLAMRAIQKRRDGSRGGREWLMAIVHSKYMEVLSSPLVAAGLFVASLWLFYYTPLFSWSMHEHLGHVWMVVHFVGSGYLFVQAIIGIDPGPARPPYALRLVLLLGAMVFHAFFGLTLMTGEALLLADWFGAMGNGVDALADQRVGGGIAWSIGEIPTVILAITTVVLWARSDRREQVRTDRAASRDGDADLNAYNDMLERMGKR from the coding sequence GTGCAGCGCATCCGTCTCCTCGCGCCGGCGCTCGCGATCCTCGCGGGCCTGGCCGCGGCGTGGGCGGCGCTCGAGCTCGGCGGCGGCGCTGCGGCCCCGAGCCTGCAGGACCCCGGCCCAGCCGTGCGCTACGGCGTGCCGATGGCCACGATGCTGCGGAACGTCGCGATCGCGGCCGCGTTCGGCGGCGCCGTGCTCGCCTGCTTCGCGCTCCGGCCGCGCAGCCGGGACTGGCACCGCACGCTCGACCTCGCGGGCGCTGCCGCCGGCATCGCGACCGTCGCGCACGGCTTCGTCGGCTTCGGGTCGTTCCGGCAGGTGGTGACGAACCCCGTCACCGCGACGAACGACTTCGGCCAGCTGCTGCAGTTCTTCTTCGTCGAGGTCGAGACCGGCCGGCTGCTGCTCGGCACGCTGCTCGCGCTCGCGCTGCTGACCGTGCTGCTGCTCGTCGCGCGCGGACCCGTCGCGGTCGCGTTCACCGTGGTGCTCTGGGCCGTGCCGTTCTGGCTCATCGCCTCCGGCGGGCACGCGGGCGGCACCGCGAACCACACGATCGCCGTGTCCTCGCTGCTGCTGCACCTCATCTTCGTCTCGATCTGGCTGGGTGGCCTGCTGCACGTCGGCCTGCTCGCCCGCCGCGACCCGCAGCCCGGCGGATCCGACGTCGTCGCCGACGCCGCCTACGGCGACGTGCTGCTGCGCTACTCCTCGCTGGCCCTCGTGAGCTTCCTCGTCGTCGCGTTCTCGGGCATCGTCTCGGCCTGGGTGCGCATGGAGGGCGACTGGTTCAGCCCCTACGGCCTCCTGTCGCTCACGAAGGCGGCGCTGCTGCTCGTGCTCGGCGGCTTCGGCGCGTGGCAGCGGATGCGCGTGCTGCGGCCCGCGACGGCGGTGCCGCAGCGGGTGTCGGGTCGCGCGGTCGCGCTGCTGCTCGCGCTGGAGCTCGCGGTCATGGGCGTCACCGCAGGCGTCGCCGCCGGCCTCGCGCGCACGCCGACGCCGGTCGCCGAGGTGCCGCCCGGTGCCGAGGCGACGCCCGCCGAGATCCTCACCGGGCGACCGCTGCCGGCGACCTTCGAGCCGGCGCGGCTCGCCGACCAGTGGTCGATCGACCCGCTCTGGTCGGTCATCTGCGCGATGCTGGCGTTCTTCTACCTCGCGGGCGTCGCCCGTCTCGCGCGTCGCGGCGACCGCTGGCCGCTCCAGCGCACGGTCGCGTGGGTCGCCGGCGTCGCGCTGCTGTGGTGGTGCACGAACGGCGCGCTGAACCTCTACCAGGAGTTCCAGTTCTCGCTCCACATGCTCGTGCACATGCTGCTCGGCATGGCCGTGCCGGTGCTGCTCGTGCCGGGCGCGCCGATCACGCTCGCGATGCGGGCGATCCAGAAGCGCCGCGACGGCTCGCGCGGCGGTCGCGAGTGGCTCATGGCCATCGTGCACTCGAAGTACATGGAGGTGCTCAGCTCACCGCTCGTCGCGGCCGGGCTGTTCGTCGCGAGCCTGTGGCTCTTCTACTACACGCCGCTCTTCTCCTGGTCGATGCACGAGCACCTCGGGCACGTCTGGATGGTCGTGCACTTCGTCGGCTCGGGCTACCTGTTCGTGCAGGCGATCATCGGCATCGACCCCGGCCCTGCCAGGCCGCCCTACGCGCTGCGCCTCGTGCTGCTGCTCGGCGCGATGGTCTTCCACGCGTTCTTCGGCCTCACGCTCATGACCGGTGAGGCGCTGCTGCTCGCCGACTGGTTCGGCGCGATGGGCAACGGCGTCGACGCGCTCGCGGACCAGCGGGTCGGCGGCGGCATCGCGTGGTCCATCGGCGAGATCCCGACGGTGATCCTCGCGATCACGACCGTCGTGCTCTGGGCGCGCAGCGACCGGCGCGAACAGGTGCGCACCGACCGCGCCGCGTCGCGCGACGGCGACGCGGACCTCAACGCCTACAACGACATGCTCGAGCGGATGGGGAAGCGATGA
- a CDS encoding HU family DNA-binding protein, with protein MAETINKTTLASKIAATTDLSQAKVTAVLDALFDEVSTAVAAGDKVSIPGFFSAERTETAARTGRNPQTGAEIKIAAGHRVKLTAGSKLKAAVK; from the coding sequence ATGGCTGAGACCATCAACAAGACCACCCTCGCTTCGAAGATCGCAGCGACGACCGACCTCTCGCAGGCCAAGGTCACCGCAGTGCTGGACGCCCTGTTCGACGAGGTCTCGACGGCCGTCGCCGCTGGCGACAAGGTCTCGATCCCGGGCTTCTTCAGCGCCGAGCGCACCGAGACCGCTGCCCGCACGGGCCGCAACCCGCAGACGGGCGCCGAGATCAAGATCGCCGCTGGCCACCGCGTCAAGCTGACCGCCGGCTCCAAGCTCAAGGCTGCCGTCAAGTAG
- a CDS encoding PLP-dependent aminotransferase family protein, which produces MASRLGTQLGEWRATTAVAQSLADRIRMLLLDGRMTVGERLPSERALAAELGRSRATIARAYELLESGGYVVRTHGSGTRASLPAQRLQRPAAADHDVIDLTIASIGSAPGLHAATVRALDRLAGLLGTPGYSIDGLPELRARIADRYTARGLPTDPDQIVVTSGAMHALSIVLAAFGERGRSAVVEQPSFPHAIDALRRTGHRLLPTPVTPDAGPDGSGGWDANHLVETLRSQRPALAYLVADFHNPTGATMPELERARLAAVARATGTLLIVDETCAELDIDRGWTPRPFAAHGPAILLGSMSKIAWGGLRIGWIRAGREQVAALLGARPSIDLGTPLLEQCIAMELFDEIDALLTSTRDRLRAGRAAVAAGLAEHLPGVAMPPMPGGLAAWVDLGGPWSTALSLAARDRGLLLPPGPRFSASGVLDRFARIPITWEPALTTEAMVRLGSAWRALHAGERSSREHLDRSAVV; this is translated from the coding sequence ATGGCATCCAGGCTCGGCACCCAGCTCGGCGAGTGGCGCGCGACGACCGCGGTCGCGCAGTCGCTCGCCGACCGCATCCGCATGCTGCTGCTCGACGGCCGCATGACGGTCGGCGAGCGGCTGCCCAGCGAGCGGGCGCTCGCCGCCGAGCTCGGCCGCTCCCGCGCCACGATCGCGCGGGCCTACGAGCTCCTCGAGTCGGGCGGCTACGTCGTGCGCACGCACGGCTCGGGCACCCGGGCATCGCTGCCGGCGCAGCGCCTGCAGCGTCCGGCCGCGGCGGACCACGACGTGATCGACCTCACGATCGCGTCGATCGGCTCCGCGCCGGGGCTGCACGCGGCGACGGTGCGGGCGCTCGACCGGCTCGCGGGACTGCTCGGCACCCCCGGGTACTCGATCGACGGCCTGCCGGAGCTGCGGGCGCGCATCGCGGATCGCTACACCGCGCGCGGCCTGCCGACCGACCCCGACCAGATCGTCGTCACGAGCGGCGCGATGCACGCGCTCTCGATCGTGCTGGCGGCATTCGGCGAGCGAGGTCGCAGCGCGGTGGTGGAGCAGCCGAGCTTCCCGCACGCGATCGACGCGCTCCGCCGCACGGGGCACCGGCTGCTCCCGACGCCCGTGACGCCGGATGCGGGCCCGGACGGCAGCGGCGGATGGGATGCGAACCACCTCGTCGAGACGCTGCGGTCGCAGCGGCCGGCGCTCGCCTACCTGGTCGCCGACTTCCACAACCCGACCGGGGCGACGATGCCCGAGCTCGAGCGGGCGAGGCTCGCCGCGGTCGCGCGCGCGACCGGCACGCTGCTCATCGTCGACGAGACGTGCGCCGAGCTCGACATCGACCGCGGCTGGACCCCGCGGCCCTTCGCCGCGCACGGGCCGGCGATCCTGCTCGGCTCGATGTCGAAGATCGCGTGGGGCGGGCTGCGCATCGGCTGGATCCGCGCGGGCCGCGAGCAGGTGGCCGCGCTGCTCGGCGCGCGGCCGTCGATCGACCTCGGCACCCCGCTGCTCGAGCAGTGCATCGCGATGGAGCTCTTCGACGAGATCGATGCGCTGCTCACGAGCACGCGCGACCGGCTGCGCGCCGGCCGTGCCGCGGTCGCGGCCGGCCTCGCCGAGCACCTCCCGGGCGTGGCGATGCCGCCGATGCCGGGCGGCCTCGCCGCCTGGGTCGACCTGGGCGGCCCGTGGTCGACCGCGCTCTCGCTCGCCGCGCGCGATCGAGGGCTGCTCCTGCCGCCCGGGCCGCGGTTCTCGGCCTCCGGCGTGCTCGACCGCTTCGCCCGCATCCCCATCACGTGGGAGCCGGCGCTCACCACCGAGGCCATGGTTCGCCTCGGCAGCGCCTGGCGCGCGCTGCACGCGGGCGAGCGCTCCAGCCGCGAGCACCTCGACCGCTCGGCGGTCGTCTAG
- a CDS encoding TIGR03885 family FMN-dependent LLM class oxidoreductase — MTVLGFHASHEQLPPSRLLAAVQHAEAAGFDAAMCSDHLAPWSVRQAHSGFALSWLAAALATTSLRFGVVTAPGQRYHPVVHAQALATLAEMFPGRFWAALGSGEAMNEHVTGDPWPEKAVRERRLVECVDVIRRLHAGEEVTHEGEITVHRARVWSLPEEPPPLLAAATTPESAAAHAAWADGLITVAGDAESLRRIVEAYRDAGGRGPVAGQLHLSWASDEQEALRIAREEWSNGVIRPPEAWDIAFPEEFDRRSAGASEADIRAAVHVSSDLSRHTTHIAGLLATGIDALYLHHVGEEQAPWIDAFGERVLPALRVGA, encoded by the coding sequence ATGACCGTCCTCGGATTCCACGCGTCCCACGAGCAGCTGCCCCCCAGCAGGCTCCTCGCCGCGGTCCAGCACGCCGAGGCGGCGGGCTTCGACGCGGCGATGTGCTCCGACCACCTCGCCCCCTGGAGCGTGCGGCAGGCGCACAGCGGCTTCGCCCTGTCGTGGCTCGCCGCGGCGCTCGCCACCACCTCGCTGCGGTTCGGCGTCGTGACGGCGCCGGGGCAGCGGTACCACCCGGTCGTGCACGCGCAGGCGCTCGCGACGCTCGCCGAGATGTTCCCCGGGCGCTTCTGGGCCGCTCTGGGCTCCGGCGAGGCGATGAACGAGCACGTGACGGGCGACCCCTGGCCGGAGAAGGCCGTGCGGGAGCGACGGCTCGTCGAGTGCGTCGACGTCATCCGCCGCCTGCACGCCGGCGAGGAGGTGACGCACGAGGGCGAGATCACCGTGCATCGCGCCCGCGTCTGGTCGCTGCCGGAGGAGCCGCCGCCGCTGCTCGCCGCCGCCACCACCCCGGAGTCGGCCGCCGCCCACGCCGCCTGGGCCGACGGCCTCATCACCGTGGCCGGCGACGCCGAGTCGCTCCGACGGATCGTCGAGGCATATCGCGACGCCGGGGGGCGCGGCCCGGTCGCCGGCCAGCTGCACCTCTCCTGGGCGAGCGATGAGCAGGAGGCGCTGCGGATCGCCCGCGAGGAGTGGTCCAACGGCGTCATCCGCCCCCCGGAGGCCTGGGACATCGCCTTCCCCGAGGAGTTCGACCGGCGCAGCGCCGGCGCGAGCGAAGCGGACATCCGGGCGGCCGTGCACGTCTCGAGCGACCTGTCGCGGCACACGACCCACATCGCCGGGCTGCTCGCCACGGGCATCGATGCGCTGTACCTGCACCACGTCGGCGAGGAGCAGGCACCGTGGATCGACGCGTTCGGCGAGCGGGTCCTCCCCGCGCTGCGGGTCGGCGCGTGA
- a CDS encoding histidine phosphatase family protein, translating to MTEGRHEAGGPADRPEQHLPEELAAYAEGRALRLRIVRHAETEHNINHLMQGWSDSPITERGRDQIAAVADRLSSERFDLAFSSDLQRTRTTAEGILARLDPQPSITYDEVLREWHFGSHEERPAADVWREVIVEHGFEVDRELSALRSIGEQVGWRGLFDTIAQLDASGQAEQAAETVVRADVALERIVRAASAVPGDDEVQVLVVSHGGFITSMLRQLVPELTPDMILPNCSVTTISLPARTLVWRLDGLGETADASIAR from the coding sequence ATGACCGAGGGACGTCACGAGGCGGGCGGGCCGGCCGACCGCCCCGAGCAGCACCTGCCGGAGGAGCTCGCCGCCTACGCCGAGGGTCGCGCGCTGCGGCTGCGCATCGTGCGGCACGCCGAGACCGAGCACAACATCAACCACCTCATGCAGGGCTGGTCGGACTCGCCGATCACCGAGCGCGGCCGCGACCAGATCGCCGCCGTCGCCGACCGGCTCTCGAGCGAGCGCTTCGACCTCGCCTTCTCCTCCGACCTGCAGCGCACGCGCACGACCGCCGAGGGCATCCTCGCCCGGCTCGACCCGCAGCCGTCCATCACCTACGACGAGGTGCTGCGCGAGTGGCACTTCGGCAGCCACGAGGAGCGCCCCGCGGCCGACGTGTGGCGCGAGGTCATCGTCGAGCACGGGTTCGAGGTCGATCGAGAGCTGAGCGCGCTCCGCTCGATCGGTGAGCAGGTCGGTTGGCGCGGCCTGTTCGACACGATCGCGCAGCTCGACGCGAGCGGGCAGGCCGAGCAGGCCGCCGAGACCGTGGTGCGCGCCGACGTGGCGCTCGAGCGCATCGTGCGCGCGGCATCCGCCGTGCCCGGGGACGACGAGGTGCAGGTGCTCGTCGTCTCGCACGGCGGCTTCATCACCTCGATGCTGCGCCAGCTCGTGCCCGAGCTGACGCCCGACATGATCCTGCCGAACTGCTCGGTCACGACCATCTCGCTGCCCGCGCGCACGCTCGTCTGGCGGCTCGACGGGCTCGGCGAGACGGCCGACGCGTCGATCGCGCGGTAG